A DNA window from Maribellus comscasis contains the following coding sequences:
- the mutS gene encoding DNA mismatch repair protein MutS: MKQYYAIKDKHPDAILLFRVGDFYETFGEDAIKTAEIVGITLTRRANGAASYVELAGFPHHALDTYLPKLVRAGQRVAICEQLEDPKLTKKIVKRGITELVTPGVSINDNILENRENNFLASVHFDKKLAGVAFLDISTGEFLTAQGNYEYIDKLLNSFQPKEVLFQRGRGKEFSDIFGNKFYTFNLDDWVYTDESANDRLLRHFETASLKGYGVQGMSLAVIASGAILHYLDITQHSRLKHITSLSRIEEEHYVWLDRFTIRNLELFSPLHDSGKSLIQVIDKTISPMGSRLLKRWLALPLKDVEPINDRLNVVEFFLKNPQIRENLEEHLRQIGDLERLVSKVAVGRINPREMVQVKNALNAILPIKEWCADADNTTLQRFAEQLNPCDGIREKIHKEILPDPPTAINKGKVIAEGVSQELDELRDIAYSGKDYLAKIQKRESETYGIPSLKISYNNVFGYYIEVRNTHKDKVPEDWIRKQTLVSAERYITEELKEYEAKILGAEEKIQVLETQIFNEIVFALADYISAIQLNSNILARIDCLLSFAGCSTSYGYFRPEVNDSNTIDIKNGRHPVIEQQLPIGESYISNDVFLDQDDQQIIIITGPNMAGKSALLRQTALIVLLAQMGSFVPAESAKIGFVDKIFTRVGASDNISLGESTFMVEMNEAASILNNVSDRSLILFDELGRGTSTYDGISIAWSIVEHLHEHPKAKAKTLFATHYHELNEMEGAFPRVKNFNVSIKEVGNKVIFLRKLVRGGSNHSFGIHVAGMAGMPKSVIKRAEQILKKLEGGKETENLSKPLEEIGGNREGMQLSFFQLDDPVLKQIRDEIAYLDVNNLTPIEALNKLNEIKKLTGLK, translated from the coding sequence ATGAAGCAGTACTATGCCATTAAAGACAAACATCCTGATGCCATTTTACTGTTCAGGGTCGGTGATTTTTATGAAACATTCGGAGAGGATGCGATAAAAACAGCAGAGATTGTCGGGATTACACTTACCCGCAGGGCAAACGGGGCAGCAAGTTATGTTGAATTGGCCGGCTTTCCGCATCATGCACTCGACACCTATTTACCCAAATTGGTACGTGCAGGGCAGCGGGTTGCTATTTGTGAACAACTTGAAGACCCGAAGTTGACCAAGAAAATTGTTAAGCGCGGGATTACTGAACTCGTAACTCCCGGAGTTTCTATTAATGACAATATTCTTGAAAACCGTGAAAATAATTTTTTAGCCTCTGTTCATTTTGACAAAAAGTTGGCTGGAGTCGCTTTTCTTGATATTTCAACCGGAGAGTTTTTAACTGCACAGGGGAATTATGAATATATCGATAAATTGCTGAATTCTTTTCAGCCGAAAGAAGTACTTTTTCAACGTGGAAGAGGAAAAGAATTTTCTGACATTTTTGGCAATAAGTTTTATACTTTTAATCTCGACGATTGGGTTTATACCGATGAATCAGCCAACGATCGTTTACTTCGGCATTTTGAAACTGCTTCACTAAAAGGTTATGGTGTGCAAGGCATGTCGTTGGCAGTTATCGCTTCCGGAGCAATTTTGCATTATCTCGATATTACTCAACACAGCCGGTTAAAACATATCACCAGCCTGAGCCGGATTGAGGAAGAACACTATGTTTGGCTCGATCGGTTTACCATCCGGAATCTTGAACTTTTTTCGCCATTGCACGATAGTGGGAAATCATTGATCCAGGTGATTGATAAAACCATTTCGCCCATGGGCTCACGTTTGTTAAAACGCTGGTTGGCGCTTCCGTTAAAAGACGTAGAGCCGATCAATGATCGCCTGAATGTGGTTGAGTTTTTTCTGAAAAATCCTCAAATCCGCGAGAACCTTGAGGAACATCTGCGTCAGATTGGCGACCTTGAGCGTTTGGTTTCAAAAGTAGCGGTGGGCAGAATTAATCCACGTGAAATGGTTCAGGTAAAAAATGCTTTAAATGCTATTTTGCCAATAAAAGAATGGTGTGCCGATGCAGACAATACAACCTTACAACGGTTTGCCGAACAATTAAATCCCTGTGACGGTATCCGGGAAAAAATCCACAAAGAAATTTTACCCGATCCGCCAACTGCAATCAATAAAGGAAAAGTAATTGCCGAAGGCGTTTCACAGGAACTGGATGAACTTCGCGATATTGCCTATTCCGGGAAAGATTATCTCGCAAAAATTCAGAAACGGGAAAGTGAAACGTATGGAATTCCTTCGTTGAAAATAAGTTACAACAATGTTTTTGGATATTATATCGAAGTTCGGAATACACATAAAGATAAGGTGCCGGAAGACTGGATTCGCAAACAGACTTTGGTAAGCGCAGAACGTTACATTACGGAAGAATTAAAAGAATACGAAGCAAAAATATTGGGAGCTGAAGAGAAGATTCAGGTGCTGGAAACTCAGATTTTTAACGAAATTGTTTTTGCTTTGGCCGATTATATTTCTGCCATTCAGCTGAATTCGAATATTTTGGCGAGGATTGATTGTTTGTTGTCATTTGCCGGTTGTTCAACCAGCTACGGATATTTCAGACCTGAGGTAAATGATTCAAATACAATTGACATTAAGAATGGGCGACACCCGGTAATTGAACAGCAGCTTCCCATCGGGGAATCCTACATTTCAAATGATGTTTTTTTGGATCAGGATGACCAACAGATTATTATTATTACCGGACCCAATATGGCAGGTAAATCGGCACTGCTGCGGCAAACAGCTCTGATTGTTTTATTGGCTCAAATGGGAAGTTTTGTTCCGGCAGAGTCGGCCAAAATTGGTTTTGTTGATAAGATTTTTACGAGGGTGGGAGCGTCTGATAATATATCACTTGGCGAATCTACGTTTATGGTGGAAATGAACGAAGCGGCCAGTATTCTGAATAATGTATCCGACAGAAGTTTGATTCTTTTTGATGAACTGGGGCGCGGAACATCTACTTACGACGGGATTTCCATTGCCTGGTCGATTGTGGAACATTTGCATGAGCATCCGAAGGCGAAAGCAAAAACCTTATTTGCAACTCATTATCACGAGCTAAACGAAATGGAGGGCGCTTTCCCACGTGTGAAAAATTTTAATGTTTCCATAAAAGAAGTTGGAAATAAGGTAATTTTTTTACGGAAACTGGTTCGCGGAGGAAGTAACCATAGTTTTGGGATTCACGTTGCAGGAATGGCCGGAATGCCAAAATCGGTGATAAAAAGAGCCGAACAGATACTCAAAAAACTCGAAGGTGGGAAGGAGACGGAAAATCTTTCAAAACCTTTGGAAGAAATTGGTGGAAACCGCGAGGGAATGCAGTTGAGCTTTTTTCAGTTGGATGATCCGGTATTGAAACAAATCCGTGATGAGATCGCCTATCTCGATGTGAATAACTTAACACCAATTGAAGCTTTAAATAAATTAAACGAGATAAAAAAGCTAACAGGTTTGAAATAA
- a CDS encoding M28 family peptidase produces the protein MHNNKRLCLPLFFLLISTLTFSQEQALKSIVQDDLKQHLTFISSDELQGRKLGVGDGLEKAAEYIERNAKENGLQPLNDSYTQTVDIFSIHPDNSHTYLKAEHPKKKKSLKSPAICLDKQLLNLDFKGKVVFAGFGKEDESAGYDDYEGLDVKGKVVLLSSGDMESFQEDKNFQWSDRCEHKKRRLAFEKGAEAVVLITNPNDKKDKIFAQLEKWMNRNNFTLKTENQNEGEKYFITTPEFADFLLGGKNSYKKYLETIVKENKANLLEPENDEIEIHIQREIQTFHSRNILGMVEGSDPFLKDEFVVYMAHYDHLGVSEDGDVYNGADDNGSGTTVLLELAEAFSSTKVKPKRSLLFLWVTSEEIGLFGSGFYSGNPLVPMEKTTACINLDMVGRVYEPRDSVWRRSPKMVKDFDGLFTLTNDVWPELKQISDSVCYSLHLVPDNSLPAQFLRSSDHYHFHKNDVPILNVATGYHADYHKPTDEVSKINFDKMKRVADFVFLVGYEVANYEPLRKTGSPAN, from the coding sequence ATGCATAATAATAAAAGGCTTTGCCTGCCGCTTTTCTTTCTTTTAATCTCCACTTTAACCTTTTCTCAGGAACAAGCGTTAAAATCAATTGTTCAGGATGATTTAAAACAACATTTGACTTTTATTTCTTCAGACGAATTGCAGGGTAGAAAGCTTGGAGTCGGCGATGGTTTGGAAAAAGCAGCTGAATATATAGAAAGAAATGCAAAAGAAAACGGACTACAGCCGCTGAATGATAGTTACACGCAAACGGTTGATATTTTTTCTATTCATCCAGATAATTCACATACCTATTTAAAAGCTGAACATCCCAAAAAGAAAAAGAGCCTAAAGTCGCCTGCTATTTGTTTGGATAAACAGCTATTAAATCTGGATTTTAAAGGTAAAGTGGTTTTTGCCGGATTTGGGAAAGAAGATGAATCGGCGGGCTATGACGATTACGAGGGACTGGATGTAAAAGGGAAAGTGGTTTTGCTTTCCTCCGGGGATATGGAATCCTTTCAGGAAGACAAAAATTTTCAGTGGAGCGATCGTTGTGAACATAAAAAAAGACGGTTAGCTTTTGAAAAAGGGGCGGAGGCAGTTGTTCTTATTACCAACCCCAATGATAAAAAAGATAAGATCTTTGCGCAGCTTGAGAAATGGATGAATAGAAATAATTTTACGTTAAAAACCGAAAATCAAAACGAAGGAGAAAAGTATTTTATTACCACTCCCGAATTTGCCGATTTTTTGTTGGGAGGAAAAAACAGCTACAAAAAGTATCTGGAAACAATTGTAAAAGAAAATAAAGCAAATTTGTTGGAGCCGGAAAATGATGAGATTGAAATTCATATTCAAAGAGAGATTCAGACTTTTCATTCACGAAATATTCTGGGAATGGTGGAAGGAAGCGATCCTTTTTTGAAGGATGAGTTTGTAGTTTATATGGCTCACTACGATCATTTGGGAGTCAGCGAAGATGGGGATGTGTATAACGGTGCCGATGATAACGGGTCGGGGACAACCGTTTTGCTTGAATTGGCAGAAGCTTTTTCTTCAACAAAAGTAAAACCTAAACGAAGCCTCTTGTTTTTGTGGGTGACCAGTGAAGAGATTGGCTTGTTTGGTTCTGGTTTTTATTCCGGAAATCCGCTTGTGCCGATGGAAAAAACAACGGCCTGTATTAATCTTGATATGGTTGGAAGAGTTTATGAGCCAAGGGATTCGGTTTGGAGGCGTTCACCCAAAATGGTGAAGGATTTTGATGGTCTGTTTACACTTACTAACGATGTGTGGCCGGAATTGAAGCAGATTAGTGACTCCGTTTGTTATAGTTTGCACCTGGTGCCGGATAATTCCTTGCCCGCACAATTTCTTCGAAGCAGTGATCATTATCATTTTCATAAAAACGATGTGCCGATTTTGAATGTGGCAACCGGTTATCATGCCGATTATCATAAGCCAACCGATGAAGTTTCAAAAATTAATTTTGATAAGATGAAACGGGTAGCCGATTTTGTTTTTCTGGTTGGCTATGAAGTTGCAAATTATGAGCCACTTCGGAAAACAGGATCGCCGGCAAATTAA
- a CDS encoding M48 family metalloprotease — protein MKKRQVLSKLALLIAAILLIPSCAVNPVTGKKQLMLMTEEQEIELGAQYDPTVIATFGLYENPDLQTFIEKKGTELAKISHRPNLEYHFRILDSPVINAFAVPGGYIYMTRGILAHFNNEAELIGVLGHEMGHITARHTASQQSKQQLGQLLLVGGMIVSEDFRQFADYAMQGMQLLFLKFSRDNERQSDKLGVEYSTKIGYDAHKMADFFHVLDKMQMESESGGIPTFYSTHPDPGDRYNDVNQRATSWQDSLNSNNWTVNEDNYLRMIDGIVYGEDPRQGYVESGIFYHPEMKFKFPVPSGWQLENSPLQVQMAPSDGKAAVIFTLAKQKTAAEAAQTVVQELNLTTLESRNVTVNGLPTVVISSQQVSQNEQTGAEQTIKVLSYFIEYSGSVYVFHGVSSGENFSNYLQTFELTMSNFNRLTEASKLNVKPKRIKIQSVRNSGTLADALKAFGVSQNQMNELALLNNMELTEQVSRGKLIKLIGD, from the coding sequence ATGAAAAAGAGACAGGTTTTATCAAAACTCGCTTTGTTAATTGCTGCAATTTTATTGATTCCTTCGTGCGCAGTAAATCCGGTAACCGGAAAGAAACAGCTTATGCTAATGACTGAAGAACAAGAAATTGAGCTGGGAGCTCAATACGACCCGACGGTTATTGCTACATTTGGCTTATATGAGAATCCGGATTTGCAGACTTTTATAGAAAAGAAAGGTACTGAACTCGCAAAAATCTCGCATCGCCCAAACCTGGAATATCATTTTAGAATTTTGGATTCGCCTGTAATAAATGCATTTGCTGTTCCGGGAGGATATATCTACATGACCCGGGGAATTCTGGCCCACTTCAATAATGAAGCAGAATTGATCGGTGTATTGGGGCACGAAATGGGCCATATTACAGCGCGTCACACAGCCAGCCAGCAAAGTAAACAGCAGCTGGGTCAATTGCTTCTGGTGGGCGGAATGATCGTTTCTGAAGATTTTCGACAGTTTGCTGACTATGCCATGCAGGGGATGCAACTTTTGTTCCTGAAATTTAGCCGGGATAATGAACGACAATCGGATAAACTGGGAGTTGAGTATTCAACCAAAATAGGCTACGATGCACATAAAATGGCCGATTTCTTTCATGTCCTTGACAAGATGCAAATGGAGAGTGAGAGTGGCGGTATTCCAACCTTTTATTCCACCCACCCCGATCCGGGAGACAGGTACAACGATGTAAACCAAAGAGCAACATCATGGCAGGACAGCCTCAACTCGAACAACTGGACAGTAAATGAAGACAACTATTTACGTATGATAGACGGAATAGTTTACGGAGAAGATCCGCGACAGGGTTATGTTGAGTCCGGTATCTTTTACCATCCCGAAATGAAATTCAAATTTCCGGTTCCTTCCGGCTGGCAACTGGAAAACTCTCCTTTACAGGTTCAAATGGCTCCAAGCGATGGCAAAGCTGCCGTAATATTCACCCTTGCCAAACAAAAAACAGCTGCCGAGGCGGCACAAACAGTAGTTCAGGAATTAAATTTAACGACGCTGGAGAGCAGGAATGTAACCGTAAATGGCTTGCCCACAGTTGTTATTTCATCACAACAAGTATCACAAAACGAGCAAACAGGAGCGGAGCAAACAATTAAAGTTTTGTCCTATTTTATCGAATATAGTGGTTCGGTTTATGTATTTCACGGGGTTTCGTCGGGTGAAAATTTTAGCAACTATCTGCAAACTTTTGAACTTACCATGTCAAACTTCAACCGCCTTACCGAAGCTTCAAAACTAAATGTAAAACCGAAACGGATAAAAATCCAGTCGGTGAGAAATTCAGGCACCTTGGCAGATGCCCTCAAGGCCTTTGGCGTTTCGCAAAACCAAATGAATGAACTGGCTTTGCTAAACAACATGGAACTTACAGAACAGGTTTCACGTGGGAAACTGATAAAACTGATTGGAGATTAA
- a CDS encoding putative oxidoreductase C-terminal domain-containing protein, with the protein MKKLPIIALAAAFLSACSGGNKSTETEEVKPMFTGAKGEVKIMTLDPGHFHAALVQKNMYEQVDPTVYVYAPDGPDVQGHLALINSYNTRAENPTAWEEKVYTGADFLEKMLEEKPGNVMVTAGNNAKKTEYILKTIEAGINVLADKPMIISPEEFPTLERAFKVAEEKGVLLYDIMTERHEITTMLQRELAHIPEVFGTLQSGTEEEPAITKESVHHFFKYVSGSALKRPAWFFDTKQQGEGIVDVTTHLVDLIQWEAFPEVILSKSDVNVLSAKRWTTDLTPEMFEKVTKLTEYPDYLQKDVEDGVLKVYSNGEINYTLKGIHAKASVIWNFQAPEGAGDTHYSIMRGTKCNLIIKQGEEEGYKPQLYIEASPDVDIKEFAGYLYNAVQGLTSNYSGIELEKLTDTTWKLNIPAKFKVGHEAHFGQVTEKYLQYLIDGKLPEWEVPNMIVKYYTTTEGLKAAR; encoded by the coding sequence ATGAAAAAATTACCGATAATTGCACTTGCTGCCGCATTTCTTTCGGCATGTTCAGGTGGCAATAAATCAACAGAAACCGAAGAAGTAAAACCCATGTTTACAGGAGCAAAAGGAGAAGTTAAAATTATGACGCTGGATCCGGGACATTTCCATGCAGCGCTGGTTCAGAAAAACATGTATGAGCAAGTTGATCCAACTGTTTATGTGTATGCACCTGACGGACCCGATGTTCAGGGACACCTGGCTTTGATAAACAGTTACAACACTCGTGCAGAGAATCCGACTGCCTGGGAGGAAAAAGTATATACCGGAGCTGACTTTCTGGAAAAAATGCTGGAAGAAAAACCAGGGAATGTTATGGTAACAGCGGGGAACAACGCAAAAAAAACAGAATACATTTTAAAAACCATTGAAGCAGGAATTAATGTTCTGGCAGATAAACCAATGATTATTTCCCCTGAGGAATTCCCAACCCTGGAGAGGGCGTTCAAAGTTGCCGAAGAAAAAGGTGTTCTTTTATACGATATAATGACTGAACGTCATGAAATAACGACCATGCTGCAACGCGAACTTGCACATATTCCTGAGGTTTTTGGAACATTACAAAGCGGAACTGAAGAAGAACCGGCAATAACAAAAGAAAGTGTTCATCACTTTTTTAAATATGTTTCAGGAAGTGCATTAAAACGTCCGGCCTGGTTTTTCGATACAAAACAACAGGGCGAAGGAATCGTTGACGTAACGACACACCTCGTTGACCTCATCCAGTGGGAAGCTTTTCCGGAAGTAATTTTGAGTAAATCGGATGTAAATGTATTGTCTGCAAAACGATGGACCACAGACCTCACACCCGAAATGTTTGAAAAAGTTACCAAATTAACAGAATATCCCGATTATCTGCAAAAAGATGTTGAAGACGGTGTATTAAAGGTTTACAGCAATGGAGAGATAAACTATACTTTAAAGGGCATCCACGCCAAAGCCTCTGTAATCTGGAATTTCCAGGCACCTGAAGGCGCCGGAGACACACACTATTCGATTATGCGTGGAACAAAGTGTAACCTGATTATCAAACAGGGAGAAGAAGAAGGCTACAAACCTCAACTTTATATTGAAGCAAGTCCGGATGTTGACATCAAAGAATTTGCCGGTTATTTGTACAATGCGGTACAGGGATTAACATCAAATTATTCCGGCATTGAGTTGGAAAAACTTACCGACACAACTTGGAAATTAAATATTCCTGCCAAATTCAAAGTGGGCCACGAAGCACATTTTGGCCAGGTTACTGAAAAATATTTGCAGTATCTTATTGACGGGAAATTACCGGAATGGGAAGTACCCAATATGATTGTAAAATATTATACGACTACTGAAGGTTTAAAAGCCGCAAGGTAA
- a CDS encoding DUF4105 domain-containing protein yields MSMRIQHLTLLLILAFLLQNKETRAFVLSRQSEISVLTCSPGDEAYSVYGHSAIRVKDESYNYDVVFNYGIFDFSSPNFLYRFASGQTDYLLGAYGFSDFVEDYIAAKRSIYEQVLNLTQHEKQKVFDFLLWNAKPENRVYRYNFLFDNCATRVRDVIQEQSDGKVNFPEKTENQKTFRDLIKEYHSKLLWLNFGIDLIVVAPSDKDASAFEEMFLPDYLMDHFAHSTITTGNETKTLVGATDVIYQAPESTFKSLKIVSPFVVFGILLLLVIYVSVRQWRKKKINYLTDYLVFGINGFMGVVMLWFVLYSEHPAMHPNYNLLWAIPVNFVFVFIWKVKKWRTVTRYYFVVVSVWLLLFLLLSSLAPQEFHVVFYLLILIVLVRAVLNTLFILRGKTFGRLT; encoded by the coding sequence ATGTCGATGAGAATTCAGCACCTGACACTTTTATTGATTCTGGCCTTTTTACTTCAAAATAAAGAAACCCGGGCATTTGTACTTAGCAGGCAGTCCGAGATAAGTGTTTTAACCTGCAGCCCCGGGGATGAAGCCTATTCCGTTTACGGGCATTCAGCTATTCGTGTAAAGGATGAGTCGTACAATTATGATGTGGTTTTTAATTACGGGATTTTTGATTTTAGTTCTCCCAACTTTCTTTACCGTTTTGCCAGCGGGCAAACTGATTACTTGCTTGGAGCTTACGGGTTTTCTGATTTTGTTGAGGATTATATCGCCGCTAAAAGAAGCATTTACGAACAGGTGTTAAATCTCACACAACATGAAAAACAAAAAGTTTTTGATTTTTTACTTTGGAATGCCAAACCGGAAAATAGGGTCTATCGATACAATTTTCTTTTTGACAATTGCGCCACCCGGGTTCGCGACGTGATTCAGGAACAGTCTGATGGAAAAGTTAATTTTCCGGAGAAGACTGAAAATCAAAAAACATTCAGGGATTTAATAAAGGAATATCACTCCAAATTGTTGTGGTTAAATTTTGGAATCGATCTGATTGTTGTCGCTCCTTCCGATAAAGATGCTTCGGCTTTTGAAGAAATGTTTTTACCCGATTATCTTATGGACCATTTTGCCCATTCAACAATAACAACCGGAAACGAAACAAAAACTTTGGTAGGAGCCACCGATGTAATTTACCAGGCACCTGAATCAACATTTAAAAGTTTGAAAATAGTTAGTCCCTTTGTAGTTTTTGGCATTTTGCTGCTGCTCGTTATCTATGTGTCTGTTCGGCAATGGCGAAAAAAGAAGATAAACTATTTGACAGATTACCTGGTTTTTGGGATTAACGGTTTTATGGGAGTTGTTATGTTGTGGTTTGTTTTGTATTCGGAACATCCCGCTATGCACCCCAATTATAATCTTTTGTGGGCAATTCCGGTAAATTTTGTTTTTGTTTTTATTTGGAAAGTAAAAAAGTGGAGGACAGTAACACGGTATTACTTTGTTGTCGTTTCAGTGTGGTTGTTACTTTTTTTGCTTTTAAGTTCTCTGGCACCCCAGGAATTTCATGTAGTCTTTTACCTTTTAATTTTGATTGTTTTGGTGCGGGCTGTTTTGAACACTTTGTTCATTTTGCGGGGTAAAACTTTTGGGCGGTTAACTTAA
- a CDS encoding glycoside hydrolase family 5 protein, translating to MKKQIAFALAVVGLFVFLSSCEQPEQKTEEKPKFITINGPDLVAPDGRKFFIQGINLGNWLNPEGYMFRFSKAGSARLIDQAFREMVGPDFTDEFWKQFKDNYISREDIQYIKSTGVNSIRIPFHYKLFTDEDYMGLTVNQDGFQRIDSLIEWCRESELYLILDMHDAPGGQTGDNIDDSYGYPWLLVSEKSQELFVDIWKRIAEHYKDEPVILGYDLLNEPIATYFKEDEAMLNSKLEPLYIKAVKAIREVDTNHIVLLGGAQWNSNFSVFTDSKFDDKLMYTCHRYWTDTLQANIQDFVDFRDSVNLPIYMGETGENTNEWISAWTRLMIKNNIGYHYWPYKKMGSPRCMVTIPTPENWQLVINFTESSRGSYSEIRKARPDQEAVKKAMLEFLENCKFSNSAKNEAYIRAMGMEP from the coding sequence ATGAAAAAACAAATTGCCTTTGCACTTGCTGTTGTCGGCTTGTTTGTGTTTTTAAGCTCATGTGAACAACCTGAACAAAAAACCGAAGAAAAACCAAAGTTTATTACCATCAACGGACCTGATTTAGTTGCTCCCGATGGCCGCAAATTTTTTATTCAGGGAATAAACCTCGGGAACTGGCTAAATCCCGAAGGTTATATGTTTCGTTTTAGTAAAGCCGGTTCGGCGAGATTAATTGACCAGGCGTTTCGCGAAATGGTTGGGCCCGATTTTACAGATGAATTCTGGAAACAGTTTAAAGACAATTACATTTCACGTGAAGATATTCAGTACATAAAAAGTACAGGCGTAAATTCTATACGGATTCCGTTTCACTACAAACTTTTTACAGATGAGGATTATATGGGATTAACTGTCAATCAGGATGGATTTCAAAGAATCGACAGTTTGATTGAATGGTGCCGTGAATCAGAATTGTACCTGATTTTGGATATGCACGATGCACCAGGCGGACAAACAGGCGATAACATTGATGACAGTTACGGTTATCCATGGCTGTTGGTGAGCGAAAAAAGCCAGGAATTGTTTGTGGATATCTGGAAAAGAATTGCAGAACATTATAAAGATGAACCGGTAATTTTGGGCTATGATTTGCTCAATGAACCCATTGCAACTTATTTTAAGGAAGATGAGGCGATGCTGAATTCGAAGCTCGAACCTTTGTATATAAAAGCAGTCAAGGCTATTCGGGAGGTCGATACAAACCATATTGTTTTGTTGGGTGGCGCTCAGTGGAACAGCAACTTTTCAGTGTTTACCGATTCAAAGTTTGATGATAAGCTGATGTACACTTGCCACCGCTACTGGACCGATACTTTACAGGCCAATATTCAGGATTTTGTTGATTTCAGGGATTCAGTGAATTTGCCAATTTATATGGGAGAAACAGGTGAAAATACCAACGAATGGATTTCGGCCTGGACACGTCTGATGATAAAAAATAATATTGGATACCATTACTGGCCTTATAAAAAAATGGGAAGCCCGCGTTGTATGGTTACTATCCCAACTCCCGAAAACTGGCAGTTGGTTATAAATTTTACAGAAAGTTCGCGGGGAAGTTATTCCGAAATCAGGAAAGCACGCCCTGACCAGGAAGCGGTAAAAAAAGCGATGCTCGAATTTCTTGAGAACTGCAAATTTTCAAACTCTGCCAAAAACGAAGCATATATCCGGGCGATGGGAATGGAACCATAA
- a CDS encoding DUF1761 domain-containing protein, translated as MNFEEIFAGVNFLAVLVSALSAFVIGWLWYGPLFGKQWMKLNGFTEEQLKEGGGMSMPLIMIINYVATVLAAFAIAIFIGAESNMSFGIFAGFIIAIFWIGTSRLNDVLYERKPFGLFLINVGYYLVIYVLMGAIIGAWH; from the coding sequence ATGAATTTTGAAGAAATTTTTGCAGGCGTTAATTTTTTAGCTGTTTTGGTTTCGGCTTTAAGTGCATTTGTTATTGGCTGGTTGTGGTACGGCCCGCTTTTTGGAAAACAGTGGATGAAACTGAATGGTTTTACCGAAGAACAACTCAAAGAAGGAGGAGGAATGTCAATGCCTCTGATTATGATTATCAATTATGTGGCAACAGTTCTGGCGGCTTTTGCCATAGCTATATTTATTGGGGCTGAATCCAACATGTCATTTGGTATTTTTGCCGGTTTTATAATTGCGATTTTCTGGATTGGTACCAGCCGGTTAAACGATGTGCTTTATGAACGAAAACCTTTTGGACTGTTTCTTATTAATGTTGGTTATTATTTGGTAATTTATGTGCTGATGGGGGCAATTATAGGTGCGTGGCACTAA